The nucleotide sequence ACACACGAAACGAACGCTGTCCGGGGTGTTCTTCACCCCGGACTCTTTGTTTATACAAGCATTACTCACTCGACTTTGGGACATCGGGGTGAAGAACATCCCGATGAGCATTTGGGCAACAGCCCGGCCGGACCACGGATTCATATCTCGAGCCGCTTTAAGAAAAACGGTCTATATCAGTCCGCGCCAAAGGCTTTGTCCAGCTTTTCGAGCATCCTCAATCCCTCTTTCACCTTTCCCTTGGCCGCCCTTGCGCGAAACCTCGTCTCGACGTCAAATTCCGTGAGCGCCACCGTGGCCAGTTCGTCCACAAGTTTGTTTACGCTTATCCGCCGGGCCTTGGCCAGCTTTTGCAGCCGTTCGCGTTTTTCATCGTTCATCCGTATCGTCAGCGTTGCCATCACATATGCTCCTTTAACATTTTTCCCGGAGTCAGCGCCCTGATTCCGGGAAAGCTTAATTGCGCGTTCGAAAAGTCCCTGACATTGTTGGTCACAATCACAC is from Nitrospinota bacterium and encodes:
- a CDS encoding toxin-antitoxin system HicB family antitoxin; this translates as MATLTIRMNDEKRERLQKLAKARRISVNKLVDELATVALTEFDVETRFRARAAKGKVKEGLRMLEKLDKAFGAD